Proteins from a genomic interval of Gemmatimonadaceae bacterium:
- a CDS encoding protein kinase, with amino-acid sequence MAALPIEQLRKSFSSSYTVDRELGRGGMATVYLAQDVKHERMVALKVLHSELAASLGADRFLREIKVAARLNHPHILPLHDSGALDGFLYYVMPYVEGESLRERLDREEYLPVEEAVNLTRGIASALDYAHRQGIVHRDIKPENLMLYEGEAMVMDFGIAKAVSAAGPETLTQTGMMVGTPAYVSPEQAAGATDLDGRSDQFSLACVVYEMLSGERPFTGPTPQAVMAKRFTDNVPAIRSVRSSVPETVEKALSKAMAIDANTRFKTAGLFAQALASTSLNTPSETQTMPQPVVSTAKSIAVLPFTNMSADAENEYFTDGMAEEIINALSKIQSLRVASRTASFAFKGKSEEIAEIGRKLKVSTFLEGSVRKMGNRLRITAQLVNVADGYHLWSERYDREMEDIFAIQDEISQAIVKALRVILSEGEKKQIEKARAVNVQAYDYYLRGRQYFHQLRRKSLEYAKQMFNKAIEIDPEYARAHAGVADCYSLLYTYFDAREFNLRQADKASSRALELEPELAEAHLAKGLAVSLSKRFDEAEEEFETAMRLDPKLFQAAYWYARARLAQGNYDEAVKLFERAAALRPEDYETPHFLAQALMSAGRSEEAQAVYRRELKLLDQHLELNPEDPRACILGAATYANMHDPERAIHLTERAMTVDPEDPMLLYNVACVYAQLGKIDESLAALEGAVEKGWGDKNWIEHDSDLIPLRSNPRFQAIVSSM; translated from the coding sequence ATGGCCGCCCTTCCAATCGAGCAGCTCAGAAAATCGTTCTCCAGCTCATACACCGTCGATCGCGAGCTCGGTCGCGGCGGGATGGCGACGGTATATCTGGCTCAGGATGTCAAGCACGAGCGCATGGTCGCGCTCAAGGTGCTGCACTCGGAGCTGGCCGCGTCCCTCGGCGCGGACCGGTTCCTTCGCGAGATAAAAGTCGCTGCGCGGCTGAATCATCCTCACATCCTTCCGCTCCACGATTCCGGAGCGCTCGACGGCTTTCTGTATTACGTGATGCCGTACGTCGAGGGTGAGTCGCTGCGCGAGCGACTCGACCGCGAAGAGTATCTGCCTGTCGAGGAGGCGGTGAACCTGACGCGCGGAATCGCCTCGGCACTCGACTACGCACACCGTCAGGGAATTGTCCACCGCGACATCAAGCCCGAGAACCTGATGTTGTACGAAGGCGAAGCGATGGTGATGGATTTCGGAATTGCCAAAGCCGTGAGCGCAGCGGGACCCGAAACTCTGACGCAGACTGGAATGATGGTAGGCACTCCGGCGTACGTGAGCCCCGAGCAGGCTGCAGGCGCTACCGACCTCGACGGCAGAAGCGATCAGTTCAGCCTTGCCTGCGTCGTCTATGAGATGCTGTCGGGGGAGCGCCCGTTCACCGGCCCCACCCCTCAGGCAGTGATGGCGAAGCGGTTCACCGACAACGTCCCGGCAATCCGATCCGTACGGAGCAGTGTTCCCGAGACTGTCGAGAAGGCCCTATCCAAAGCGATGGCCATCGACGCGAACACCCGGTTCAAGACCGCAGGCCTCTTCGCGCAGGCGCTCGCGTCAACGAGTCTCAATACGCCGAGTGAAACGCAGACGATGCCGCAGCCGGTGGTTTCCACCGCGAAGTCTATAGCCGTGCTTCCCTTCACGAACATGAGCGCCGACGCGGAGAACGAATACTTCACGGACGGCATGGCGGAGGAGATCATCAACGCCCTTTCCAAGATTCAGTCTCTCAGAGTTGCGTCGAGGACGGCGTCGTTCGCGTTCAAGGGGAAGAGCGAGGAGATCGCCGAGATCGGCCGGAAGCTCAAGGTTTCCACTTTCCTCGAGGGAAGCGTACGCAAGATGGGAAACCGTCTCCGCATCACCGCCCAGCTCGTCAACGTCGCCGACGGCTATCACCTCTGGTCGGAGCGCTATGATCGCGAGATGGAAGACATCTTCGCGATTCAGGACGAGATATCGCAGGCGATAGTGAAGGCGCTGCGTGTGATACTGAGCGAGGGTGAGAAGAAGCAGATTGAAAAAGCGCGCGCCGTGAACGTTCAGGCATACGACTACTACCTTCGCGGGAGGCAGTACTTCCATCAGCTGCGCCGCAAGAGCCTCGAATACGCAAAGCAGATGTTCAACAAGGCGATCGAGATCGACCCGGAATACGCGCGCGCGCACGCCGGCGTCGCCGACTGCTACTCCCTTCTCTACACGTATTTCGACGCGCGAGAGTTCAATCTGCGGCAGGCCGACAAGGCAAGCAGCAGGGCGCTCGAGCTAGAGCCGGAGCTGGCGGAGGCGCACCTGGCCAAGGGGCTCGCTGTCTCGCTGAGCAAGCGCTTCGACGAGGCTGAGGAGGAGTTCGAGACCGCAATGCGTCTCGACCCCAAGCTGTTCCAGGCGGCGTACTGGTATGCGCGCGCGCGCCTCGCGCAAGGAAACTATGACGAGGCGGTGAAGCTCTTTGAGAGGGCAGCCGCTCTGCGCCCGGAGGATTACGAAACGCCGCATTTTCTCGCTCAGGCTCTCATGTCGGCCGGACGTTCTGAAGAAGCCCAGGCCGTCTATCGTCGTGAGTTGAAACTCCTCGACCAGCATCTCGAGCTGAATCCCGAAGATCCGCGGGCGTGCATACTCGGCGCAGCAACCTACGCCAACATGCACGACCCGGAGCGGGCCATCCACCTCACGGAACGCGCGATGACTGTCGATCCGGAAGATCCGATGCTCCTTTACAACGTCGCGTGTGTCTACGCGCAGC
- a CDS encoding protein kinase codes for MTLPIQRLRTSLSGAYSIDRELGRGGMATVYLAQDGKHDRTVALKVLHPDLAASLGPDRFLREIKLAARLNHPHILPLFDSGDADGLLYYVMPYVEGESLRERLDREQQLPIEEAIHHTRSIASALDYAHRQGIVHRDIKPENVMLYEGEAMVMDFGIAKAVSAAGHETLTQTGMMVGTPAYVSPEQAAGEANLDGKSDQYSLGCVLFEMLTGERPFTGPTAQAVLAKRFTETVAPVRTLRAAVPESIERALSRAMSTEASKRYPTSAMFAQALASGNVSTPTDTQTVPQPTVSAAKSVAVLPFANMSADPENEYFTDGMAEEIINALTKIQSLRVASRTSSFAFKGKNEDIGEIGRKLKVSTVLEGSVRKMGNKLRITAQLVNVADGYHLWSERYDRELEDVFAIQDDISQAIVKALRVILSEGEKKQIQKARAVNVQAYDYYLRGRQYFHQLRRKSLEYARQMFNRAIEIDPEYARAYAGVADCCSLLYTYFDAREFNLRQADIASSKALELEPELAEAHLARGIAASLSKRFDEAEKEFETAMRLDPKLFEAPYFFGRTRTAQGRFEDAVKLFERASALRPEDFQATAFLAQSYQSMGMKAEADAALRRAVRQIHERLELNPDDARACNLGSGMHAKLGETDTAIEYAERSLAIDPDDPMLLYNVSCTYSVLGKIDDALASLERAVDKGFGHKEWIEHDSDLDPLRETPRFKAIAQAM; via the coding sequence GTGACTCTCCCAATACAACGCCTGCGCACTTCACTCTCGGGTGCGTACTCCATAGATCGTGAGCTCGGCCGCGGCGGAATGGCGACGGTTTATCTCGCACAGGATGGCAAGCACGATCGTACCGTGGCACTGAAGGTCCTCCATCCTGACCTGGCGGCCTCGCTCGGACCCGATCGCTTCCTTCGGGAGATCAAGCTCGCGGCGAGGCTCAACCACCCGCACATCCTGCCATTGTTCGACTCCGGCGACGCTGACGGACTCCTTTATTATGTCATGCCTTACGTCGAAGGCGAGTCATTGCGGGAGCGGCTCGACCGCGAGCAGCAGCTGCCGATCGAGGAGGCGATACATCACACGCGCTCGATCGCGTCAGCGCTCGACTACGCGCACCGCCAGGGCATCGTCCATCGCGACATCAAGCCCGAGAACGTGATGCTGTACGAGGGCGAGGCGATGGTGATGGACTTCGGAATTGCGAAGGCGGTCAGCGCCGCGGGTCACGAGACGCTGACGCAAACGGGGATGATGGTCGGCACACCGGCGTACGTGAGCCCCGAGCAGGCGGCAGGCGAAGCGAACCTCGACGGCAAGAGCGACCAGTACAGTCTTGGCTGCGTTCTATTCGAGATGCTGACGGGCGAGCGGCCGTTCACCGGGCCCACTGCGCAAGCGGTGCTCGCAAAGAGATTCACGGAGACCGTCGCGCCCGTGCGCACGCTCAGAGCGGCCGTACCTGAGAGCATCGAGCGCGCTCTCTCACGCGCCATGTCCACGGAAGCGTCGAAGCGGTACCCGACCTCGGCCATGTTCGCGCAGGCGCTTGCATCGGGGAATGTCTCGACTCCGACGGACACGCAGACGGTCCCTCAGCCGACCGTATCAGCCGCGAAGTCGGTTGCCGTTCTGCCGTTCGCAAACATGAGCGCCGATCCGGAGAACGAGTATTTCACGGACGGCATGGCTGAAGAGATCATCAACGCACTGACGAAGATTCAATCATTGCGTGTTGCGTCACGCACGTCTTCGTTCGCGTTCAAGGGAAAGAACGAGGACATCGGCGAGATCGGCAGGAAGCTGAAGGTGTCGACGGTTCTCGAGGGGAGCGTCCGAAAGATGGGCAACAAGCTGCGGATCACGGCGCAGCTGGTAAACGTCGCGGACGGATACCATCTCTGGTCGGAGCGCTACGACCGCGAGCTGGAGGATGTCTTCGCCATCCAGGACGACATCTCGCAGGCGATTGTCAAAGCGCTCCGCGTCATTCTGAGCGAAGGAGAGAAGAAGCAGATCCAGAAAGCGCGCGCAGTCAACGTTCAGGCATACGACTACTACCTGCGCGGACGGCAATACTTTCATCAGCTGCGTCGTAAGAGCCTGGAGTACGCGAGGCAGATGTTCAACCGCGCGATCGAGATCGACCCCGAGTATGCGCGCGCATACGCGGGCGTGGCCGACTGCTGCTCCCTTCTCTACACCTATTTCGACGCGCGCGAATTCAACCTTCGCCAGGCAGACATTGCGAGCAGCAAGGCCCTGGAGCTGGAGCCGGAGCTTGCCGAAGCGCATCTAGCACGCGGCATCGCCGCATCTCTGAGCAAACGGTTCGACGAGGCAGAAAAGGAATTCGAGACGGCAATGCGGCTCGATCCCAAGCTGTTCGAAGCGCCGTATTTCTTCGGCCGTACCCGGACGGCGCAGGGGCGGTTCGAGGATGCCGTAAAGCTCTTCGAGCGGGCCTCAGCGTTAAGGCCCGAGGACTTCCAGGCGACGGCGTTCCTGGCGCAGAGCTACCAGTCGATGGGCATGAAGGCGGAAGCCGACGCTGCGTTGCGTCGTGCAGTCCGGCAGATTCACGAGCGGTTGGAGCTCAATCCCGACGATGCGCGCGCCTGCAACCTCGGCTCGGGCATGCACGCCAAGCTCGGCGAGACCGATACGGCGATTGAGTACGCGGAGCGATCGCTCGCTATTGATCCCGACGACCCGATGCTTCTGTATAACGTCTCCTGTACCTACTCCGTTCTCGGAAAGATCGACGATGCGTTAGCTTCTCTCGAGCGAGCCGTGGACAAGGGATTCGGGCACAAGGAATGGATCGAGCACGACTCCGATCTCGATCCGCTGCGCGAAACGCCACGATTCAAGGCGATAGCGCAGGCGATGTAG
- a CDS encoding class I SAM-dependent methyltransferase: MSFPRYRFDREHNLHETRDTAGLNRLRPASWLRRNDRVVQLRTVEILEPLTRELRDPVILVVGVGGGGIYEWLWREPGTLRLGLDVNHEVMRRAVAERGPDNFRPIEGDAARLPFRDGAADVVFFDFSLHHLAGQGPIEPYVAEAARVARRGGLLVAREPSSWSPSGAMLNILNRFGLMNRLSGASNYEFALSPAEVRKALARHADVVAERGLSYMFAHRLPIWLQKGTEALEPLLFRGERAQRLADFVLYVARRV, translated from the coding sequence TTGAGCTTCCCCCGGTACAGATTCGACCGCGAGCATAACCTTCACGAGACTCGCGACACAGCTGGCCTGAATCGGCTGCGACCGGCGAGCTGGCTACGCCGCAACGATCGCGTGGTACAGCTGCGAACGGTCGAGATACTCGAGCCGCTGACGCGCGAGCTTCGCGATCCTGTAATACTCGTGGTCGGGGTTGGTGGAGGTGGCATTTACGAGTGGCTCTGGCGTGAGCCGGGCACGCTCCGGCTCGGCCTTGACGTCAACCACGAGGTGATGCGTCGCGCCGTAGCTGAGCGCGGGCCCGACAATTTTCGTCCGATCGAGGGCGATGCTGCCCGACTTCCATTTCGTGATGGAGCGGCGGACGTCGTCTTCTTCGATTTTTCGCTCCACCACCTCGCCGGCCAGGGACCGATCGAGCCTTACGTCGCAGAGGCGGCCCGCGTCGCGCGTCGCGGTGGGCTGCTCGTCGCGCGAGAGCCCTCGAGCTGGTCACCGAGCGGAGCTATGCTCAACATCCTCAACAGATTCGGCCTGATGAACCGGCTGAGCGGCGCGTCGAATTACGAGTTCGCGCTCTCACCTGCGGAAGTTCGGAAAGCCCTCGCGCGGCATGCGGACGTTGTTGCAGAGCGAGGGTTGTCCTACATGTTCGCGCATCGGCTTCCGATCTGGTTACAGAAGGGAACTGAGGCATTGGAGCCGTTGCTCTTCCGAGGGGAGCGCGCGCAACGCCTCGCTGATTTTGTTCTTTACGTTGCCCGGCGGGTTTGA
- a CDS encoding SDR family oxidoreductase, with protein MPDKTPSKSGTTALVTGGSSGIGLALAREIAAHGHDVVLAARNRDSLEGAAGAIEGKYGVRAHVIPTDLRRADAADKLYETISNEKLGIGILVNNAGFGLGGEFLETDLQREVEMIQVNVTAVTQLTKIFAAGMVRRRSGRVMNVASTAAFQPGPLMAVYYATKAYVLSFSQAVAEELRDTGVTVTALCPGATATAFADTAEISNSRLFTRLGVDDAESVAAYGYKAMMRGERIAIPRLRDKIMIQAERLAPRALVTRMVRQVQENR; from the coding sequence ATGCCTGATAAAACACCATCGAAATCGGGAACTACAGCGCTCGTAACGGGCGGATCGAGCGGCATCGGGCTCGCGCTGGCGAGGGAGATCGCTGCGCACGGTCACGATGTCGTGCTGGCCGCCCGCAACCGTGATTCGCTCGAAGGCGCGGCGGGTGCCATCGAGGGAAAGTACGGGGTGCGCGCCCACGTCATTCCAACCGACCTCAGGCGAGCCGATGCCGCTGACAAGCTTTACGAAACCATCTCGAATGAGAAGCTCGGGATCGGGATCCTCGTCAACAACGCGGGCTTCGGCCTCGGTGGGGAATTTCTCGAGACCGACCTGCAGCGCGAGGTAGAGATGATCCAGGTCAACGTCACTGCCGTCACCCAGCTGACGAAGATCTTCGCAGCCGGGATGGTGAGGCGGCGGAGCGGACGCGTGATGAACGTCGCATCGACCGCGGCCTTCCAGCCGGGCCCGCTGATGGCCGTGTACTACGCCACGAAAGCGTACGTGCTGAGCTTCAGTCAGGCGGTTGCCGAGGAGCTCCGTGACACGGGTGTGACCGTCACGGCGTTGTGCCCGGGCGCGACAGCGACGGCGTTCGCCGATACGGCCGAGATCAGCAATTCTCGTCTCTTCACGCGGCTCGGCGTTGACGATGCGGAGAGCGTTGCCGCGTACGGGTACAAGGCGATGATGCGCGGCGAGCGCATCGCGATTCCAAGACTGCGAGACAAGATCATGATTCAAGCCGAGCGACTTGCGCCGCGCGCGCTCGTAACGAGAATGGTGCGCCAGGTGCAGGAGAATCGATAG
- the uvrA gene encoding excinuclease ABC subunit UvrA — MKESIIIRGARQHNLKNFDLEIPRRAFTVVTGPSGSGKSSLAFDTIYAEGQRRYIESLSAYARQFLDRMEKPDVDSIEGLSPAVAIEQQNPTKTSRSTVGTATEIYDYLRLLWARVGRTFCPLCGREMKPDTVQSVIDTVLALPDGTRFYVAFPLRLSELVTHKVVVENLRAQGFLRVSVDGEVLHLDELPARRIDLRRVSEVLVVVDRLAVAAAISGRLSDAIATAFRDGDGECVVIQADGGDRLLFTERFECAYDHTRAPAPSPQLFSFNNPRGACPTCNGFGAVLEYDLSVIVPNPERTLREGAIDPWTKPRYDNKRRALAEFARRERISMDIPWTSLSDAQKALLLRKRSRGYKGIIPFLQDLEEKRYKQYIRIFLRQYQTAQECPTCHGTKLKPEALNVRVAGLTIAEVAEIPVGELCQWLDGLQLTPFEQQVAETILREACERVRFLRDVGLDYLSMNRATRTLSGGEAQRIGLANSLGSQLVDTLYVLDEPSIGLHPRDMGRLLKLLHRLRDTGNTVLVVEHDPAAIKAADFMVELGPGSGELGGRVVFAGPMSRIDQSPLTGEYLSGKREIPVPSERRRIGPRWITVTGAREHNLQGADVRIPIGALTVVTGVSGSGKSTLVHDVLYRALETHLTGENSAKRHLGEAVGQYDTLTGYEAIEEVVMIDQRPIGRSPRSNPVTYIRAFDQIRSLFADAPLARQRKYTPGTFSFNVAGGRCEECEGAGSLEVEMVFMADVHVPCDACGGKRFQPEVLDVRIRGKSIAEVLELTVDQAIRFFPREEKLGQALWQLQQVGLGYLRLGQPATTLSGGEAQRIKIARELTAAGKRTGRKLYIMDEPTTGLHLDDIRKLSDVMDRLMEAGHTLLLIEHNLDVIKLSDWVIDLGPEGGHGGGRVVAMGRPEEIIDVAESHTGRWLAPVLARAPVPIATGNRRKLSVR, encoded by the coding sequence GTGAAAGAAAGCATCATCATCCGCGGCGCCCGGCAGCACAATCTCAAGAATTTCGACCTCGAGATCCCGCGCCGCGCCTTCACAGTCGTCACCGGCCCTTCAGGGTCGGGCAAGTCCTCCCTCGCCTTCGATACCATTTATGCCGAGGGGCAGCGCCGGTATATCGAGTCCCTCTCGGCGTATGCGCGACAGTTCCTCGATCGAATGGAGAAGCCCGATGTGGACTCAATCGAGGGCCTCTCACCGGCTGTCGCAATAGAGCAGCAGAATCCAACGAAGACATCGCGCTCGACGGTAGGCACTGCTACAGAGATCTACGACTATCTTCGGCTTCTCTGGGCCCGGGTTGGTCGCACGTTCTGTCCGCTCTGCGGCCGCGAAATGAAGCCCGATACCGTCCAATCGGTGATCGACACCGTCCTCGCGCTACCGGACGGCACACGATTCTACGTCGCATTCCCGCTGCGTCTCTCAGAGCTCGTGACGCACAAAGTGGTCGTCGAAAATCTTCGCGCCCAGGGATTCCTCCGCGTGAGCGTGGACGGTGAGGTGCTGCATCTCGATGAGCTGCCGGCACGACGGATAGATCTTCGCCGCGTGTCCGAGGTCCTTGTTGTTGTCGACCGCCTCGCTGTTGCGGCCGCGATATCGGGGCGACTCAGCGATGCCATCGCCACCGCTTTTCGTGACGGCGACGGCGAATGCGTCGTGATTCAGGCGGACGGTGGTGATCGACTTCTCTTCACCGAGCGGTTCGAGTGCGCATATGATCACACGCGCGCGCCCGCGCCGTCGCCTCAGCTTTTCTCTTTCAACAATCCGCGTGGCGCCTGCCCTACCTGCAATGGATTCGGGGCGGTCCTCGAGTACGACCTGTCGGTCATCGTGCCGAACCCGGAGCGAACGCTTCGAGAGGGGGCCATCGATCCCTGGACCAAGCCTCGCTACGACAACAAGCGTCGGGCGCTCGCTGAGTTCGCGCGGCGCGAGCGAATCTCGATGGACATTCCGTGGACCTCGCTGTCGGACGCGCAGAAAGCGCTCCTCCTCAGAAAACGCTCGCGCGGTTACAAGGGAATCATCCCATTCCTTCAGGATCTCGAGGAAAAACGGTACAAGCAGTACATCAGGATTTTTCTGCGACAGTATCAGACCGCGCAGGAATGTCCGACCTGCCACGGCACGAAGCTCAAGCCGGAAGCTCTGAATGTGCGAGTCGCCGGTCTCACAATCGCTGAAGTGGCCGAGATACCGGTTGGAGAGCTCTGCCAATGGCTCGACGGGTTGCAGCTGACGCCGTTCGAGCAGCAGGTCGCGGAAACCATTCTCCGCGAGGCCTGCGAGCGCGTGCGGTTTCTTCGCGACGTGGGTCTCGACTACCTCTCGATGAATCGCGCAACGCGGACACTCTCTGGAGGAGAGGCACAGCGCATAGGACTCGCGAATTCACTTGGCTCCCAGCTCGTCGACACGCTGTATGTCCTCGATGAGCCGTCGATTGGCCTGCATCCTCGCGATATGGGGCGCCTTCTCAAGCTGCTGCATCGACTGCGGGATACAGGCAACACCGTTCTCGTTGTCGAGCACGATCCAGCCGCGATAAAAGCTGCAGACTTCATGGTGGAGCTCGGCCCAGGCAGCGGCGAGCTCGGCGGCCGCGTGGTGTTCGCCGGTCCGATGTCGCGCATCGACCAGAGTCCGCTCACCGGCGAGTACCTTAGCGGGAAGCGTGAGATCCCCGTTCCTTCCGAGCGCCGGCGCATCGGTCCACGGTGGATCACCGTGACTGGAGCGCGCGAGCACAACCTTCAGGGTGCAGACGTGCGCATCCCGATTGGCGCGCTCACTGTCGTCACCGGCGTTTCCGGATCGGGTAAGAGCACACTCGTCCACGACGTTCTCTACCGGGCTCTCGAGACCCATCTCACCGGGGAAAACTCGGCCAAGCGCCACCTTGGCGAGGCTGTGGGGCAGTACGACACGCTCACCGGATACGAGGCTATAGAGGAGGTCGTGATGATCGACCAGAGGCCGATCGGTCGCTCGCCTCGCTCCAACCCTGTGACTTACATCCGGGCGTTCGATCAGATCAGGTCTCTCTTCGCGGATGCGCCTCTCGCGAGGCAACGGAAGTACACGCCGGGGACGTTCAGCTTCAATGTGGCCGGCGGTCGCTGCGAGGAGTGCGAGGGCGCGGGGTCGCTCGAGGTAGAGATGGTTTTCATGGCAGATGTCCACGTACCATGTGACGCGTGTGGCGGAAAGCGATTTCAGCCCGAGGTACTCGACGTCCGTATTCGCGGAAAGAGCATTGCCGAAGTTCTGGAGCTGACTGTCGATCAGGCGATTCGGTTCTTTCCGCGGGAGGAAAAGCTCGGGCAGGCTCTCTGGCAGCTGCAGCAGGTGGGACTCGGGTATCTCCGCCTCGGACAACCTGCGACGACCCTGTCCGGAGGTGAAGCGCAGCGCATCAAGATTGCGCGAGAGCTCACGGCCGCCGGCAAGAGAACGGGACGGAAGCTCTACATCATGGACGAGCCGACCACGGGTCTCCATCTGGACGACATCCGCAAGCTCTCCGACGTGATGGACCGGCTGATGGAGGCAGGACACACTTTGTTGCTCATCGAGCACAACCTCGACGTGATCAAGCTCTCGGACTGGGTAATCGATCTCGGGCCGGAGGGAGGACATGGGGGTGGTCGTGTGGTCGCGATGGGGAGGCCCGAGGAAATCATCGATGTGGCGGAATCCCATACCGGGCGGTGGCTTGCACCCGTGTTGGCACGTGCTCCAGTCCCAATCGCGACAGGCAACCGGAGAAAGCTGAGCGTCCGATAA
- a CDS encoding GlsB/YeaQ/YmgE family stress response membrane protein, which yields MPLWLYWILLGLVAGTLAKFLVPGRDPSGCVVTIVLGIVGAFLGGFIGTRIGWGTVTTGSFDFRSIGLATLGAILLLLLGRIVRRM from the coding sequence ATGCCGCTCTGGCTGTACTGGATTCTTCTGGGTCTGGTCGCCGGAACACTCGCCAAGTTTCTGGTGCCGGGGCGGGACCCTTCGGGATGCGTAGTCACCATAGTTCTGGGAATTGTCGGTGCGTTTCTTGGCGGTTTCATCGGCACGCGCATCGGTTGGGGCACGGTCACGACTGGTAGCTTTGATTTCAGGTCGATCGGCCTCGCAACTCTAGGGGCTATACTTCTCCTGCTTCTCGGTCGCATCGTCCGGCGTATGTAG
- a CDS encoding GlsB/YeaQ/YmgE family stress response membrane protein, which produces MSFLAWIVLGLIAGAIAKAIMPGNDPGGIIVTMIIGIVGAFIGGFLGNTIMGLGINGFTWQSLLLAIVGALVLLWIYRMTTRGRTRVP; this is translated from the coding sequence ATGAGCTTTCTAGCATGGATCGTCCTTGGCTTGATCGCTGGTGCGATAGCCAAGGCAATAATGCCTGGCAACGATCCGGGCGGGATCATCGTGACGATGATCATAGGAATCGTCGGCGCCTTCATAGGTGGATTCCTTGGCAATACGATCATGGGCCTGGGCATCAACGGCTTCACATGGCAAAGTCTTCTTCTGGCGATCGTCGGTGCGCTGGTGCTGCTTTGGATCTATCGCATGACAACACGCGGCCGAACTCGGGTTCCATAG